Proteins encoded by one window of Girardinichthys multiradiatus isolate DD_20200921_A chromosome 14, DD_fGirMul_XY1, whole genome shotgun sequence:
- the tspan5a gene encoding tetraspanin-5a isoform X1: MSGNHFKGHEVSCCIKYFIFGFNILFWLLGMALVGIGLWAWSEKGVLSNISSITDLGGLDPVWLFMVVGGVMFILGFAGCIGALRENTFLLKFFSVFLGIIFFLELTTGVLAFVFKDWIKDQLNLFINNNIRAYRDDIDLQNLIDFTQEYWECCGAFGADDWNLNIYFNCTDGNPSREKCGVPFSCCTKDPAEDVINTQCGYDIRAKPDSEQKDYINVKGCVPQFEKWFQDNLTLVAGIFIGVALLQIFGICLAQNLVSDIEAVRASWVPPPLSMRRPPPYTCKKSSAYYS, encoded by the exons ATGTCGGGGAATCATTTCAAAGGCCACGAAGTCAGCTGCTGcatcaaatactttattttcGGCTTCAACATCCTGTTCTGG CTGCTGGGCATGGCCTTAGTTGGGATTGGACTGTGGGCATGGAGTGAGAAG GGGGTCCTGTCCAATATCTCATCCATTACTGACCTGGGGGGTCTGGACCCTGTGTGGCTCTTCATGGTGGTTGGAGGGGTTATGTTCATTCTGGGCTTTGCTGGCTGCATTGGAGCGCTTcgggaaaatacatttttgctgaAGTTT TTCTCCGTGTTTCTGGGAATCATCTTTTTCCTGGAGCTAACAACAGGAGTTCTGGCCTTTGTTTTTAAGGACTGGATTAAGGACCAGCTTAACCTGTTCATCAACAACAACATCCGGGCATATAGGGACGACATCGACCTACAGAACCTCATTGATTTCACTCAGGAATAT TGGGAGTGCTGTGGCGCGTTTGGAGCAGACGACTGGAACCTGAACATCTACTTTAACTGCACTGATGGGAACCCCAGTCGGGAAAAGTGTGGCGTTCCCTTCTCCTGCTGCACCAAGGACCCAGCG GAGGATGTGATAAACACTCAGTGTGGCTATGACATCAGAGCAAAACCA GACTCTGAGCAGAAGGATTACATCAACGTGAAAGGCTGCGTGCCTCAGTTTGAGAAGTGGTTCCAGGACAACCTCACCTTGGTGGCTGGGATCTTCATCGGAGTGGCATTATTGCAG ATTTTTGGGATTTGTTTGGCCCAGAACTTGGTGAGTGACATCGAGGCAGTGAGGGCGAGCTG
- the LOC124881280 gene encoding uncharacterized protein LOC124881280 yields MVGGVYFVIFYVTLVFLLTGSVRGLFLKEQSRNADVNQGLSKAILEMLHITKVSTIHQAIPHPYMKRIYQHLESLEAQDFGRSDGILVQSFRSVDGPHHAPQGWIWFNISSLNPSMLGAELVLYRKTLHSRPLSVTVTLHSIITSQDNLNEIPALEERQLTLDQRPSSGYDVFDVSAVLAVKPLEVVGFQLRYTDESGSLVLHEALTQSLYSLNRGSLQEPLLVLHEASSLQL; encoded by the exons ATGGTTGGGGGagtttattttgtgattttttatgTAACCCTGGTCTTCCTTCTGACAGGCTCTGTGAGAGGCTTGTTCCTGAAGGAGCAAAGCAGAAATGCAGACGTGAACCAAGGGCTCAGCAAAGCTATCTTAGAAATGCTACACATCACGAAAGTGTCGACGATTCATCAGGCCATCCCGCATCCTTACATGAAGAGGATCTATCAGCATCTGGAGTCACTGGAAGCTCAAGACTTTGGAAGATCAGATGGAATCCTGGTGCAGAGTTTTCGAAGTGTTGATG GGCCACATCATGCTCCCCAAGGATGGATCTGGTTCAACATCAGCAGCCTGAACCCGTCCATGCTGGGTGCAGAGTTGGTTCTGTACAGAAAGACCCTCCATTCACGCCCTCTCAGTGTGACTGTGACCCTGCACAGCATCATCACATCACAGGACAATCTAAATGAAATTCCTGCCCTCGAGGAGAGGCAGCTGACGCTGGACCAGCGACCCTCTTCTGGGTACGATGTGTTCGATGTGTCAGCTGTTTTGGCTGTGAAGCCACTGGAAGTGGTTGGCTTCCAGCTCAGGTATACAGACGAGAGTGGGAGTTTGGTCCTTCATGAGGCACTAACACAGAGTCTTTATAGTCTGAACAGAGGCTCTCTGCAGGAACCCTTACTGGTGCTTCACGAAGCAAGTTCTCTTCAGCTTTAA
- the tspan5a gene encoding tetraspanin-5a isoform X2, with the protein MSGNHFKGHEVSCCIKYFIFGFNILFWLLGMALVGIGLWAWSEKGVLSNISSITDLGGLDPVWLFMVVGGVMFILGFAGCIGALRENTFLLKFFSVFLGIIFFLELTTGVLAFVFKDWIKDQLNLFINNNIRAYRDDIDLQNLIDFTQEYWECCGAFGADDWNLNIYFNCTDGNPSREKCGVPFSCCTKDPAEDVINTQCGYDIRAKPDSEQKDYINVKGCVPQFEKWFQDNLTLVAGIFIGVALLQIFGICLAQNLVSDIEAVRASCFFT; encoded by the exons ATGTCGGGGAATCATTTCAAAGGCCACGAAGTCAGCTGCTGcatcaaatactttattttcGGCTTCAACATCCTGTTCTGG CTGCTGGGCATGGCCTTAGTTGGGATTGGACTGTGGGCATGGAGTGAGAAG GGGGTCCTGTCCAATATCTCATCCATTACTGACCTGGGGGGTCTGGACCCTGTGTGGCTCTTCATGGTGGTTGGAGGGGTTATGTTCATTCTGGGCTTTGCTGGCTGCATTGGAGCGCTTcgggaaaatacatttttgctgaAGTTT TTCTCCGTGTTTCTGGGAATCATCTTTTTCCTGGAGCTAACAACAGGAGTTCTGGCCTTTGTTTTTAAGGACTGGATTAAGGACCAGCTTAACCTGTTCATCAACAACAACATCCGGGCATATAGGGACGACATCGACCTACAGAACCTCATTGATTTCACTCAGGAATAT TGGGAGTGCTGTGGCGCGTTTGGAGCAGACGACTGGAACCTGAACATCTACTTTAACTGCACTGATGGGAACCCCAGTCGGGAAAAGTGTGGCGTTCCCTTCTCCTGCTGCACCAAGGACCCAGCG GAGGATGTGATAAACACTCAGTGTGGCTATGACATCAGAGCAAAACCA GACTCTGAGCAGAAGGATTACATCAACGTGAAAGGCTGCGTGCCTCAGTTTGAGAAGTGGTTCCAGGACAACCTCACCTTGGTGGCTGGGATCTTCATCGGAGTGGCATTATTGCAG ATTTTTGGGATTTGTTTGGCCCAGAACTTGGTGAGTGACATCGAGGCAGTGAGGGCGAGCTG